Proteins encoded by one window of Cupriavidus sp. EM10:
- the ugpB gene encoding sn-glycerol-3-phosphate ABC transporter substrate-binding protein UgpB yields the protein MSFPRFALKFAAVASLALAGTAHAAVEIQWWHAMQGALNDKVNEIANKFNASQSDYKIVPVNKGNYDETMAAGIAAFRAGGAPAILQVFEVGTATMMSAKGAIKPVSVVMKEAGEKFDQKAYIPAVAGYYTSSKGEMLSFPFNSSTTVFYYNKDAFKKAGLSAPPKTWPEVMQYSAKLKAAGSSCAYTTDWQSWVHLESFSAWHNTLFATKNNGFGGTDARLVFNSPLHVKHITNLQEMVKKGYFSYGGRKSESQAKFYNGECAMFTGSSASLANIRKNAKFQFGVSQLPYYADVQGAPQNTIIGGASLWVMGGKKADEYKGVARFFTFLSQPEIQSDWHQATGYLPVTMAAYELTKKSGYYDKNPGADVSVEQMVVKTTEKSRGVRLGNLVQIRTIVDEELESVWAGKKEPKAALDAAVARGNEQLERFQKTARE from the coding sequence ATGTCCTTCCCGCGCTTTGCGTTGAAATTCGCCGCCGTGGCCAGCCTGGCCCTGGCCGGCACGGCCCACGCAGCCGTAGAGATCCAGTGGTGGCACGCCATGCAGGGCGCGCTGAACGACAAGGTGAACGAGATCGCCAACAAGTTCAACGCCAGCCAGTCCGACTACAAGATCGTGCCCGTTAACAAGGGTAACTACGACGAGACGATGGCTGCCGGCATCGCGGCGTTCCGCGCGGGCGGCGCCCCGGCCATCCTGCAGGTCTTCGAAGTGGGCACGGCCACCATGATGAGCGCCAAGGGCGCCATCAAGCCGGTGTCCGTCGTCATGAAGGAAGCCGGCGAGAAGTTCGACCAGAAGGCCTACATCCCGGCCGTGGCGGGCTACTACACCTCGTCGAAGGGCGAGATGCTGTCGTTCCCGTTCAACAGCTCGACCACCGTCTTCTATTACAACAAGGACGCCTTCAAAAAGGCCGGCCTGTCGGCGCCGCCGAAGACCTGGCCGGAGGTGATGCAGTACTCGGCCAAGCTCAAGGCGGCGGGCAGCAGTTGCGCCTACACCACCGACTGGCAGAGCTGGGTGCACCTGGAAAGCTTCTCGGCCTGGCACAACACGCTGTTCGCGACCAAGAACAATGGCTTCGGCGGCACCGACGCGCGCCTGGTCTTCAACAGCCCGTTGCACGTGAAGCACATCACCAACCTGCAGGAAATGGTCAAGAAGGGCTATTTCAGCTACGGCGGCCGCAAGTCGGAGTCGCAGGCCAAGTTCTACAACGGCGAATGCGCGATGTTCACGGGTTCGTCGGCGTCGCTGGCCAATATTCGTAAAAACGCCAAGTTCCAGTTCGGCGTGTCGCAACTGCCGTACTACGCGGACGTGCAGGGCGCGCCGCAGAACACGATCATCGGCGGCGCCTCGCTGTGGGTGATGGGCGGCAAGAAGGCCGACGAATACAAGGGCGTGGCCAGGTTCTTCACGTTCCTGTCGCAGCCCGAGATCCAGTCCGACTGGCACCAGGCCACCGGCTACCTGCCGGTGACGATGGCCGCCTACGAACTGACCAAGAAGTCGGGCTATTACGACAAGAACCCGGGTGCCGATGTTTCGGTCGAGCAGATGGTCGTGAAGACCACCGAGAAGTCGCGCGGCGTGCGCCTGGGCAACCTGGTGCAGATCCGCACGATCGTCGACGAGGAACTCGAATCGGTGTGGGCCGGCAAGAAGGAGCCGAAGGCGGCGCTGGACGCGGCCGTGGCGCGCGGCAACGAGCAGCTGGAACGCTTCCAGAAGACCGCCCGGGAATAA
- a CDS encoding HAD-IIB family hydrolase encodes MTVPISFSALPDSALRRVRGILTDIDGTLTTDGRLPASTYVALDRLKRAGLHVIPVTGRCIAWAEILTRLWPVDAIIGENGAFYSHLIDNKLVTRFLDDAPTREANLFRIHALGQQILREVPGCALASDQAWHAADLAIDHAEDVSPLPQAAVDRIVAIMRGAGMTATVSSIHVNGWFGHHDKLSMSRLCVAELLGDDIDAQRDEWLFIGDSANDVAMFGHFPLSVGVANVRDILDTLPVKPAYITDAAGGEGFSEMAERVLKLKQLA; translated from the coding sequence ATGACCGTACCGATTTCCTTTTCCGCCCTGCCCGACAGCGCACTGCGCCGCGTCCGCGGCATCCTGACCGACATCGACGGCACGCTGACCACCGACGGCCGCCTGCCCGCCTCCACCTATGTCGCGCTCGATCGGCTGAAACGCGCGGGCCTGCACGTGATTCCGGTCACGGGCCGCTGCATCGCGTGGGCCGAAATCCTGACGCGGCTGTGGCCGGTCGACGCGATCATCGGCGAAAACGGCGCGTTTTACTCTCATCTGATCGACAACAAGCTGGTCACCCGCTTCCTGGACGATGCCCCGACGCGCGAGGCCAACCTGTTTCGCATCCACGCGCTGGGCCAGCAGATCCTGCGCGAGGTACCCGGCTGCGCGCTGGCGTCCGACCAGGCCTGGCACGCCGCCGACCTGGCGATCGACCATGCCGAGGACGTGTCGCCGCTGCCCCAGGCCGCCGTCGATCGCATCGTGGCCATCATGCGCGGCGCCGGCATGACGGCCACCGTCAGCTCGATCCACGTGAACGGCTGGTTTGGCCATCACGACAAGCTGTCGATGAGCCGGCTCTGCGTGGCCGAACTGCTTGGCGACGATATCGACGCGCAGCGCGATGAATGGCTGTTTATTGGCGATTCGGCCAACGACGTGGCGATGTTCGGCCATTTCCCATTGTCGGTCGGCGTGGCCAACGTGCGGGACATCCTGGACACGCTGCCGGTAAAGCCGGCCTATATCACCGACGCCGCCGGCGGTGAAGGATTTAGTGAAATGGCGGAAAGGGTGTTAAAGCTGAAACAGTTGGCATGA
- a CDS encoding hemagglutinin produces the protein MTHKLRKLSRPSSATVAMLLLMAGTLGACGGGGDDGKQPSQPVTATVPPNTPQVTPTEPPEPPPPPPTLAPACTDCGATDANSYAGNGVGVWQAINATSESHDVPLNIAGLDGQEVTLVLTNTTGIPKIMPTIALTTPQAPTVAASMLQWDHGATSVKQQIADFNREGWVALAGKRGDTPSYSIRNRRTLAAVNDTRNWYNEVDNTTRSARLVRQGTTSDGTTVNFWLEESESAPDRVSPAILDSLFGSFTPAGRIYDMLKSIGGPVWGPHAYPDLIPATGQPIDIVILNFDRNGEPLGLLGYFHARNAFARDATTNPHSNESVSLYLDAETLYLGGPVAFREMHITMAHEAMHMQNFYRRGVLRGPKHVFDRWLEEASAMMMEDFASHTVDPAHHSIRDIQFPGYVAENMYNCNLTGSTTSTSVCDTYAVGGSFGGFLNRQLGLDFYRNLLNNFSSTSSVMVLESAIRSTAPSSGIGDQLRKFAATSGALMRSPSPAGFGFPARVDGGFTLPAIDPQAYLPLRTLAQSVPLLLAPYGSLPISRGAVRGAFSETVTIPPGTTLSVVVQ, from the coding sequence ATGACGCACAAGCTGCGCAAGTTGTCACGTCCATCGTCCGCCACGGTGGCCATGCTGCTGCTAATGGCGGGAACATTGGGTGCCTGCGGGGGAGGCGGCGACGACGGCAAACAGCCGTCCCAACCCGTGACGGCCACCGTTCCGCCCAACACGCCCCAAGTCACTCCGACCGAGCCACCCGAGCCACCTCCGCCGCCGCCCACATTGGCGCCGGCCTGCACCGATTGCGGCGCCACCGATGCAAACAGCTACGCAGGAAATGGCGTCGGGGTGTGGCAGGCCATCAACGCCACGTCCGAAAGTCACGACGTACCCCTCAATATCGCCGGCCTGGACGGCCAGGAGGTGACGCTGGTCCTGACCAATACAACCGGCATCCCCAAGATCATGCCGACCATCGCGCTGACCACGCCGCAGGCGCCGACCGTCGCCGCAAGCATGCTCCAGTGGGACCACGGCGCGACATCCGTAAAGCAGCAGATTGCCGACTTCAACCGCGAAGGCTGGGTTGCACTGGCCGGCAAGCGGGGCGATACCCCCAGCTACTCCATTCGCAACCGGCGTACCCTGGCGGCGGTGAACGACACCAGGAACTGGTACAACGAGGTCGATAACACCACCCGTTCGGCGCGCCTGGTCCGCCAAGGCACGACCAGCGACGGGACCACCGTCAATTTCTGGCTGGAAGAATCGGAAAGCGCCCCTGACAGGGTGAGTCCGGCCATCCTCGATTCGCTGTTTGGCAGCTTTACCCCTGCCGGACGGATCTACGACATGCTCAAATCGATCGGCGGTCCGGTCTGGGGCCCGCATGCCTACCCTGATTTGATTCCCGCCACCGGCCAGCCCATCGATATCGTGATCCTGAATTTCGACAGGAATGGTGAGCCGCTTGGCCTGCTCGGGTACTTCCATGCCCGGAATGCCTTCGCCCGGGATGCCACGACCAATCCACACAGCAACGAATCCGTGTCGCTGTACCTGGACGCCGAGACGCTCTACCTGGGCGGACCCGTGGCCTTCAGGGAAATGCACATAACGATGGCACATGAAGCGATGCATATGCAGAACTTCTACCGCCGCGGCGTGCTCCGAGGACCGAAGCACGTCTTCGACCGCTGGCTGGAGGAAGCCTCGGCGATGATGATGGAGGACTTCGCGAGCCATACGGTCGATCCAGCCCACCATTCGATCAGAGACATACAGTTCCCCGGTTATGTCGCCGAGAACATGTACAACTGCAATCTCACCGGCTCGACGACATCGACCAGTGTTTGCGACACCTACGCCGTCGGCGGCTCGTTCGGCGGCTTCCTGAACCGGCAGCTTGGCCTGGACTTCTACAGGAACCTGCTGAACAACTTCAGCAGCACCTCGTCGGTCATGGTGCTCGAATCGGCCATCCGCTCGACTGCGCCGTCGTCAGGTATTGGCGACCAGCTACGCAAGTTCGCGGCGACGTCGGGCGCGCTGATGCGGTCGCCCAGCCCGGCCGGATTCGGCTTCCCGGCTCGAGTGGATGGCGGTTTCACACTGCCGGCCATCGATCCGCAGGCGTATCTGCCGCTCCGGACGCTGGCCCAGTCGGTGCCGCTCTTGCTCGCACCGTATGGCAGCCTGCCGATCTCGCGCGGCGCGGTGCGCGGTGCATTCAGCGAAACGGTGACGATTCCGCCCGGTACAACGCTGTCCGTCGTGGTTCAATGA
- the ntrC gene encoding nitrogen regulation protein NR(I) has translation MKPIWIVDDDQSIRWVLEKALARESLLSRSFTNVRDVLAALEEDEPQVLISDIRMPGGSGLDLLQAIKARHPGLPVIVMTAYSDLDSAVAAFQGGAFEYLAKPFDVDKAVELIRRALEESLREEEMDDRLVDAPEILGQAPAMQDVFRAIGRLSQSNVTVMITGESGTGKELVARALHKHSPRANGPFIALNTAAIPKDLLESELFGHERGAFTGAQTMRRGRFEQAEGGTLFLDEIGDMPFDLQTRLLRVLSDGNFYRVGGHNPLRANVRVIAATHQNLETRVKEGLFREDLFHRLNVIRLRLPPLRERPEDITLLARHFLQKSAKELGVEPKRMSDEALTYVSTLPFPGNVRQLENLCNWLTVMAPAQTIEVKDLPREMIDAGHGESVSAPRSAVAEIRPAGDYDALETSDYSMGAHGGDGDTLVATRPPMVATSPAMAPAYAAPAVTQSWETLLAGEAKSMLESGQQEVMDALTRRFEKAVLEAALGVTRGRRVEAATRLGIGRNTITRKLQELGFD, from the coding sequence ATGAAGCCGATCTGGATAGTCGACGACGATCAATCAATCCGCTGGGTCCTCGAAAAGGCCCTTGCCCGTGAAAGCCTGCTCTCCCGCAGTTTTACCAACGTGCGCGACGTGCTCGCGGCGTTGGAAGAGGACGAGCCGCAAGTCCTGATTTCCGATATCCGCATGCCTGGCGGGTCGGGTCTGGACCTGCTGCAGGCCATCAAGGCGCGCCACCCCGGGCTGCCGGTCATCGTGATGACCGCGTACTCGGACCTGGACAGCGCCGTGGCGGCCTTCCAGGGCGGCGCGTTCGAATACCTGGCCAAGCCGTTCGATGTCGACAAGGCCGTCGAACTGATCCGCCGCGCGCTGGAGGAAAGCCTGCGCGAGGAGGAAATGGACGATCGGCTAGTCGATGCGCCCGAGATCCTGGGCCAGGCGCCGGCCATGCAGGACGTCTTCCGGGCCATCGGCCGCCTGTCCCAATCGAACGTGACGGTGATGATCACGGGCGAGTCCGGTACCGGCAAGGAACTGGTGGCCCGCGCGCTGCACAAGCACAGCCCGCGTGCGAATGGTCCGTTCATTGCGCTGAACACGGCGGCGATCCCCAAGGACCTGCTGGAATCCGAGCTGTTCGGCCATGAGCGCGGCGCCTTTACGGGTGCGCAGACCATGCGGCGCGGCCGCTTCGAACAGGCCGAAGGCGGCACGCTGTTCCTCGACGAAATCGGCGATATGCCATTCGATCTGCAGACGCGGCTGTTGCGCGTGCTGTCGGACGGCAATTTCTATCGCGTCGGGGGCCATAACCCGTTGCGCGCCAATGTGCGTGTCATTGCCGCCACCCACCAGAATCTGGAAACCCGCGTCAAGGAAGGGCTGTTCCGCGAGGATTTGTTCCACCGCCTGAACGTGATCCGGCTGCGGCTGCCGCCGCTGCGCGAGCGTCCCGAGGACATCACGCTGCTGGCGCGCCATTTCCTGCAGAAGAGCGCCAAGGAACTGGGCGTGGAGCCCAAGCGCATGTCGGACGAGGCATTGACCTACGTCAGCACGCTGCCGTTCCCGGGCAACGTGCGCCAGCTTGAGAACCTGTGCAACTGGCTGACCGTGATGGCGCCGGCGCAGACCATCGAGGTCAAGGATCTGCCGCGCGAGATGATCGACGCCGGGCATGGCGAAAGCGTGTCGGCACCGCGTTCGGCGGTGGCCGAGATCCGCCCGGCCGGCGACTACGACGCGCTGGAAACGTCCGACTACAGCATGGGCGCGCATGGTGGCGATGGGGACACCCTGGTGGCCACGCGTCCGCCGATGGTGGCGACGTCCCCCGCGATGGCGCCCGCCTATGCCGCCCCGGCCGTCACGCAGAGCTGGGAAACCCTGCTGGCAGGCGAAGCCAAATCGATGCTGGAGTCAGGTCAGCAGGAAGTCATGGACGCATTGACCCGCCGCTTCGAGAAGGCCGTGCTGGAAGCCGCGCTAGGCGTTACGCGCGGGCGCCGCGTGGAAGCCGCGACCCGGCTCGGGATTGGCCGAAATACGATTACGCGGAAGCTGCAGGAATTGGGATTCGACTGA
- the glnL gene encoding nitrogen regulation protein NR(II) → MRRLIRGVSRKVTGADRKPEAADPVGLEARDADILPLGDFALHPGLDVVANPVLLVRQPGLRVVYANPAAEASFAMSRKAMVELTLPDLFGASEELDTMIDSVMARQVDVRRQDLVLRPPLQEPLHAHVVVGGIEGYSSIALVEILLNEQKVRSDREERLIDLTSANKELIRNLAHEIKNPLGGIRGAAQLLEFELPERALREYTQVIIKESDRLQTLVDRLLEPHRHPHIVSELNIHEVLERVRSVVLAEFPNGLDIVRDYDASLPELRGDMEQLIQAVLNIVHNAAQALHERIARGDAQIILRTRVARQVTIAKRLYKLALDLHVTDNGPGIPEDIRERIFYPLVSGRDGGSGLGLTLAQTFVQQHEGLIECESRPGCTDFRILLPLH, encoded by the coding sequence ATGCGTCGCCTGATTCGCGGAGTTTCGCGCAAGGTAACCGGGGCCGACCGCAAGCCGGAAGCGGCCGATCCCGTGGGCCTGGAAGCGCGCGATGCCGATATCCTGCCATTGGGCGATTTTGCATTGCATCCCGGCCTGGACGTGGTGGCCAACCCGGTGCTGCTGGTGCGCCAGCCGGGGCTGCGGGTGGTGTACGCCAACCCGGCCGCCGAGGCCAGCTTTGCCATGTCGCGCAAGGCGATGGTGGAGCTGACGCTGCCCGACCTGTTTGGGGCGTCGGAAGAGCTGGACACGATGATCGATTCGGTCATGGCCCGGCAGGTGGATGTGCGCCGCCAGGACCTGGTGCTGCGCCCGCCGCTGCAGGAGCCGCTGCACGCCCACGTGGTGGTGGGCGGCATCGAGGGCTATTCGAGCATCGCGCTGGTCGAGATACTGCTCAACGAGCAGAAGGTGCGCAGCGACCGCGAGGAACGGCTGATCGACCTGACATCGGCCAACAAGGAACTGATCCGCAACCTGGCGCACGAGATCAAGAACCCGCTGGGCGGCATCCGCGGGGCGGCGCAGCTGCTGGAGTTCGAGCTGCCCGAGCGGGCGCTGCGCGAGTACACGCAGGTCATCATCAAGGAGTCGGACCGCCTGCAGACGCTGGTGGACCGCCTGCTGGAGCCCCATAGGCATCCGCATATCGTCTCCGAACTCAATATCCACGAGGTGCTGGAACGCGTGCGTTCCGTGGTGTTGGCCGAATTCCCGAACGGGCTAGATATCGTGCGCGACTACGATGCCAGCCTGCCGGAGCTGCGCGGCGACATGGAACAGCTGATCCAGGCCGTGCTGAACATCGTCCACAACGCGGCGCAGGCGCTGCACGAGCGCATTGCGCGGGGCGATGCGCAGATCATCCTGCGGACCCGGGTGGCGCGCCAGGTCACGATTGCCAAGCGTTTGTACAAGCTGGCATTGGACTTGCATGTGACAGACAACGGCCCGGGCATCCCCGAGGACATTCGCGAACGCATCTTCTATCCGCTGGTGTCGGGAAGGGATGGCGGTAGCGGTCTCGGTCTCACACTCGCTCAAACCTTCGTGCAGCAGCACGAGGGCTTGATCGAATGCGAGAGCCGGCCGGGCTGTACCGACTTCCGTATCCTGCTGCCGCTGCACTGA
- a CDS encoding DUF4124 domain-containing protein, whose protein sequence is MFMNAISNKVFRMAGGALPHQMRVGFPILVTMAAVALAVWAAPAAAQSSDVYMCKGANGVPEYRNGSSGGKDCKKLNLPDVVTVPGTRSGGGAATSSARPAATSPAAFPRVDSATQRTRDGERRTVLEQELQSEEARLAGLRAEYNNGEPERQGGERNYQKYLDRTARLRDDVARSEANVASLRRELSNLKD, encoded by the coding sequence ATGTTCATGAACGCCATTTCGAACAAGGTTTTCCGCATGGCCGGCGGCGCGCTGCCGCACCAAATGCGTGTGGGTTTCCCCATTCTGGTGACGATGGCCGCCGTGGCGCTGGCTGTCTGGGCCGCGCCGGCCGCCGCGCAGTCGTCGGATGTGTACATGTGCAAGGGCGCCAACGGCGTGCCCGAATACCGCAACGGCAGCAGCGGCGGCAAGGACTGCAAGAAGCTCAACCTGCCCGATGTGGTGACGGTGCCCGGCACGCGCAGCGGCGGTGGCGCCGCGACGTCGTCCGCCCGGCCGGCCGCCACGTCGCCGGCTGCCTTTCCGCGCGTGGACAGCGCCACGCAGCGCACCCGCGACGGCGAACGCCGGACGGTGCTGGAACAAGAACTGCAATCCGAGGAAGCCAGGCTGGCGGGTCTGCGCGCCGAATACAACAACGGCGAGCCCGAGCGCCAGGGCGGCGAGCGCAATTATCAAAAGTATCTGGATCGCACGGCACGGCTGCGCGATGACGTGGCCCGCAGCGAAGCCAACGTGGCATCGCTTCGTCGGGAACTGTCGAATCTGAAGGACTGA
- a CDS encoding 3-hydroxylaminophenol mutase: MAQSVADVMKLVKENDVKFVDFRFTDTKGKEQHVSVPTSHFDEDKFESGHAFDGSSIAGWKGIEASDMLLMPDSGTAYIDPFYEEPTLVLTCDVIEPSDGKGYDRDPRSIAKRAEAYLKSTGLGDTAFFGPEPEFFIFDGVTWNIDMQGCSVKIQSEEAPWSSGKEFEHGNSGHRPGKKGGYFPVAPIDTFQDMRSEMCLILESLGIPVEVHHHEVAGQGQNEIGTRFSTLVQRADWTQLQKYVIQNVAHTYGKTATFMPKPVVGDNGSGMHVHQSVWKDGQNLFAGNGYAGLSEFALYYIGGIIKHARALNAITNPGTNSYKRLVPGFEAPVKLAYSARNRSASIRIPYVANPKGRRIETRFPDPLMNPYLGFSALLMAGLDGVMNKIHPGEAADKNLYDLPPEEDAKIPTVCSSLDQSLEYLDNDREFLTRGGVFSNSMIDAYIELKMEEVTRFRMTTHPIEFDMYYSL, from the coding sequence ATGGCGCAGAGCGTTGCAGATGTGATGAAGCTCGTGAAGGAAAACGACGTCAAGTTCGTCGACTTCCGCTTCACGGATACCAAGGGCAAGGAACAGCACGTGTCGGTTCCGACGTCGCACTTCGACGAAGACAAGTTCGAAAGCGGCCACGCCTTTGATGGTTCGTCCATCGCCGGCTGGAAGGGTATCGAAGCATCGGACATGCTGCTGATGCCGGACTCGGGTACCGCCTACATCGACCCGTTCTATGAAGAACCGACCCTGGTCCTGACCTGCGACGTGATCGAACCGTCGGACGGCAAGGGCTACGACCGCGACCCGCGCTCGATCGCCAAGCGCGCCGAAGCCTACCTGAAGAGCACCGGCCTGGGCGACACCGCCTTCTTCGGTCCGGAACCCGAATTCTTCATCTTCGACGGCGTGACCTGGAACATCGACATGCAGGGCTGCTCGGTGAAGATCCAGTCGGAAGAAGCACCGTGGTCGTCGGGCAAGGAATTCGAGCACGGCAACAGCGGCCACCGTCCGGGCAAGAAGGGCGGCTACTTCCCGGTTGCCCCGATCGACACGTTCCAGGACATGCGTTCGGAAATGTGCCTGATCCTGGAATCGCTGGGCATTCCGGTTGAAGTGCACCACCACGAAGTGGCTGGCCAGGGCCAGAACGAAATCGGCACGCGCTTCAGCACGCTGGTGCAACGCGCCGACTGGACCCAGCTGCAGAAGTACGTGATCCAGAACGTGGCGCACACCTACGGCAAGACCGCCACGTTCATGCCGAAGCCGGTCGTGGGCGACAACGGTTCGGGCATGCACGTTCACCAGTCGGTGTGGAAGGACGGCCAGAACCTGTTCGCAGGCAACGGCTACGCCGGCCTGTCGGAATTCGCGCTGTACTACATCGGCGGCATCATCAAGCACGCCCGCGCCCTGAACGCCATCACCAACCCGGGCACGAACTCGTACAAGCGCCTGGTGCCGGGCTTCGAAGCCCCGGTGAAGCTGGCCTACTCGGCCCGCAACCGTTCGGCCTCGATCCGCATTCCGTACGTGGCGAACCCGAAGGGCCGCCGTATCGAAACGCGCTTCCCGGATCCGCTGATGAACCCGTACCTGGGCTTCTCGGCGCTGCTGATGGCCGGCCTGGACGGCGTGATGAACAAGATCCACCCGGGCGAAGCCGCTGACAAGAACCTGTACGACCTGCCGCCGGAAGAAGACGCAAAGATCCCGACCGTGTGCTCGAGCCTCGACCAGTCGCTGGAGTACCTGGACAACGACCGCGAGTTCCTGACGCGCGGCGGTGTGTTCTCGAACTCGATGATCGATGCGTACATCGAACTGAAGATGGAAGAAGTCACGCGTTTCCGCATGACGACGCACCCGATCGAGTTCGACATGTACTACTCGCTGTAA
- a CDS encoding rhodanese-like domain-containing protein: MTTRDTLLQAAHARQQQDQLAYYGALSPQEAYALLQADPTAVLVDVRTQAELDWVGGVALPDEQFAHVEWSTYPGGTQNPNFVAELKARVPQDAPVLFLCRSAARSKHAARVATEAGYKLAMDVLEGFEGARDDEHHRKTVEGWCFRGLPWHGA; encoded by the coding sequence ATGACTACCCGAGACACCCTCCTCCAGGCCGCCCACGCCCGTCAGCAACAGGACCAGCTTGCCTACTACGGCGCCCTCTCCCCGCAGGAAGCCTACGCGCTGCTGCAGGCCGACCCCACCGCCGTGCTGGTCGACGTGCGCACGCAGGCCGAGCTGGACTGGGTGGGCGGCGTGGCGTTGCCCGACGAACAGTTTGCCCATGTCGAATGGTCGACCTACCCGGGCGGCACCCAGAACCCGAATTTCGTGGCTGAACTGAAAGCCCGCGTGCCGCAGGACGCCCCGGTGCTGTTCCTGTGCCGCAGCGCGGCCCGCTCCAAGCATGCGGCCCGCGTAGCCACGGAGGCCGGCTACAAGCTGGCGATGGATGTGCTGGAAGGTTTCGAAGGCGCCCGTGACGACGAGCACCATCGCAAGACCGTGGAAGGCTGGTGCTTCCGTGGTTTGCCGTGGCATGGGGCCTGA
- a CDS encoding molybdopterin-binding protein — translation MGFGLIVIGDEILSGRREDKHMRRAIELLGERGLALDWAEYVGDERGRITATLRRTFAGPDIVFCTGGIGATPDDHTRQCAAAALGVDLALHPEAREQIALRIAETANGDPVKADLNAPENQHRFKMGEFPVGARIIPNSYNRIPGFSVADHHFMPGFPVMAWPMMEWVLDHYYTHLFHLDAEQSRAFYVFEAPESTLTPLMEQVEAAFPGIRVFSLPSVGDVTRGDRLGRRHIDLGVKGSADLVNPAYAMLLDGVRAMGFEIVEQ, via the coding sequence ATGGGTTTCGGTTTGATTGTCATCGGCGACGAGATCCTTTCCGGACGGCGCGAAGACAAGCACATGCGCCGCGCCATCGAACTGCTGGGCGAGCGCGGCCTGGCGCTGGACTGGGCCGAGTACGTGGGCGACGAGCGCGGCCGCATTACCGCCACGCTGCGGCGTACGTTTGCCGGGCCGGACATCGTGTTCTGCACGGGCGGCATTGGCGCAACGCCGGACGACCATACGCGCCAGTGCGCGGCGGCGGCGCTGGGCGTGGACCTGGCACTGCACCCCGAGGCGCGCGAGCAGATCGCGCTGCGCATCGCCGAGACCGCCAACGGCGATCCGGTCAAGGCCGACCTGAACGCGCCCGAGAACCAGCACCGGTTCAAGATGGGCGAGTTTCCAGTGGGCGCGCGCATCATCCCGAACAGCTACAACCGGATTCCGGGCTTCTCGGTGGCCGATCACCACTTCATGCCGGGCTTTCCGGTAATGGCATGGCCGATGATGGAATGGGTGCTCGACCACTACTACACGCACCTGTTCCACCTGGATGCGGAGCAGTCGCGCGCGTTCTACGTGTTCGAGGCGCCGGAGTCGACGCTGACGCCGCTGATGGAGCAGGTGGAGGCCGCGTTCCCGGGCATCCGCGTATTCAGCCTGCCGTCGGTGGGCGACGTCACCCGTGGCGACCGCCTGGGGCGTCGCCATATCGACCTGGGGGTGAAGGGATCCGCTGACCTGGTGAACCCGGCCTACGCGATGCTGCTGGACGGCGTTCGCGCGATGGGATTTGAAATCGTCGAGCAGTAG
- a CDS encoding EI24 domain-containing protein — protein sequence MNDILRAFGRAVVSQLHPRMLMLTVIPFVLATALWGGLIWWGWDPIMGTARALLEGSVFTSWIYSMLDWLGLQSLRTVVAPLFVLTLAIPLVIASMLIFISLFSVPAVVKHLERAYPDLQKGHGGSIAGSVFQALGNTVVFLLLVLVTLPLWLIPPFFALIPPVLWGWLTYRVMTYDALSEHATAEERKTLMKRHRIPLLTIGVVVGLLGSAPTLLWVWSAVIIFLFPVVLAGTLWLYVLIFIFSALWFGHYCLRALADLRAERDAAAPPAPPAGDVIDLAPSDVRQIGQS from the coding sequence ATGAACGATATCCTTCGCGCGTTTGGACGCGCCGTGGTCAGCCAGCTGCATCCCCGCATGCTGATGCTGACCGTCATCCCGTTCGTCCTGGCCACCGCCCTGTGGGGCGGCCTGATCTGGTGGGGCTGGGACCCCATCATGGGCACCGCCCGTGCGCTGCTGGAAGGCTCGGTCTTCACGAGCTGGATCTACTCGATGCTGGACTGGCTGGGCCTGCAGTCGCTGCGCACCGTGGTGGCGCCGCTGTTCGTGCTGACGCTGGCGATTCCGCTGGTCATCGCGTCGATGCTGATCTTCATCAGCCTGTTCTCGGTGCCGGCCGTGGTGAAGCACCTGGAGCGCGCCTATCCCGACCTGCAGAAGGGGCACGGCGGCAGCATCGCCGGCAGCGTGTTCCAGGCGCTGGGCAATACCGTGGTCTTCCTGCTGCTGGTGCTGGTCACGCTGCCGCTGTGGCTGATCCCGCCGTTCTTCGCGCTGATTCCGCCGGTGCTGTGGGGCTGGCTGACCTACCGCGTGATGACGTACGACGCGCTGTCCGAGCACGCCACGGCCGAGGAACGCAAGACGCTGATGAAGCGCCATCGCATCCCGCTGCTGACCATCGGCGTGGTGGTGGGCCTGCTGGGTTCCGCGCCCACCTTGCTGTGGGTATGGTCGGCTGTCATCATCTTCCTGTTTCCGGTCGTGCTGGCCGGCACGCTGTGGCTCTACGTGCTGATCTTCATCTTTTCGGCGCTGTGGTTCGGTCACTACTGCCTGCGTGCTCTGGCGGACCTGCGGGCCGAACGTGACGCCGCCGCGCCGCCTGCGCCGCCGGCAGGCGATGTGATCGACCTGGCGCCGTCGGACGTGCGCCAGATCGGCCAGTCGTGA